One genomic window of Conger conger chromosome 7, fConCon1.1, whole genome shotgun sequence includes the following:
- the c1qtnf9 gene encoding complement C1q and tumor necrosis factor-related protein 9A — protein sequence MLQFRGLILLWLLAVGGTVPEVPQRQTCVCGHPGIPGDPGHNGVPGRDGRDGAKGDRGEQGPVGTGGAAGHDGSKGDKGESGAVGVAGMKGKRGENGERGLPGKMGPQGVPGHLGPKGQKGELGLPGPQGTQGDAGPHGPKGQRGDIGPQGEKGFPGPVGPTGRQGSKGEIGLQGQKGSIGYRGEKGTKGEVGEQGVPGDMPNTGKSAFSVGLTEHSKLPPANTPIRFEKIIYNKQSHYDPQTGRFTCAFAGTYYFSYHITVYSRNVKVALVRNGERIVHTMDNYQSSEDQAAGGAVLHLQAGDKVWLQVTGGALFNGLYADEDDDTIFSGFLLFLD from the exons ATGCTGCAGTTTAGGGGGCTCATCCTGCTGTGGTTGCTGGCAGTAGGGGGCACAGTGCCGGAAGTCCCACAGCGGCAGACCTGTGTGTGCGGACACCCCGGAATCCCAGGTGACCCTGGACACAACGGGGTGCCAGGCCGAGACGGGCGAGATGGAGCCAAGGGGGACAGGGGAGAGCAAG GACCTGTTGGTACTGGTGGTGCAGCAGGGCATGATGGCTCCAAGGGAGACAAAGGAGAGTCAG GTGCTGTAGGCGTGGCGGGCATGAAGGGGAAACGAGGAGAAAACGGGGAGCGAGGACTTCCCGGGAAGATGGGTCCGCAGGGTGTTCCAGGGCACTTAGGCCCTAAGGGACAAAAAGGAGAGCTGGGTCTGCCTGGCCCTCAGGGGACACAGGGTGATGCTGGTCCTCATGGCCCCAAGGGCCAGCGAGGTGACATCGGCCCTCAGGGAGAGAAGGGCTTTCCGGGACCTGTGGGCCCCACGGGGCGACAGGGCTCTAAGGGAGAGATCGGTCTGCAGGGTCAGAAGGGCAGCATCGGGTACAGGGGGGAAAAAGGGACGAAGGGAGAGGTGGGAGAGCAGGGGGTCCCTGGCGACATGCCCAATACGGGGAAGAGCGCCTTCTCTGTGGGCCTGACCGAACACAGCAAACTGCCGCCCGCGAACACGCCCATCCGCTTCGAGAAAATCATCTACAACAAGCAGAGCCACTACGACCCCCAGACCGGCCGCTTCACCTGCGCCTTCGCGGGGACGTACTACTTCAGCTACCACATCACCGTGTACTCCCGCAACGTGAAGGTGGCCCTGGTCAGGAACGGGGAGCGCATCGTCCACACCATGGACAACTACCAGAGCAGCGAGGACCAGGCGGCGGGGGGCGCCGTGCTGCACCTGCAGGCTGGAGACAAGGTGTGGCTGCAGGTGACTGGGGGAGCGCTCTTCAACGGGCTGTACGCTGATGAAGACGATGACACCATCTTTTCTGGGTTCCTGCTGTTCTTAGACTAA
- the LOC133132843 gene encoding transgelin-3-like, with protein MANRGPSYGLSREVQEKIEQKYDPELEARLVDWIIAQCGGNVERPQPGKHNFQGWLMDGTLLCRLINSLYPRGKEPIKKIPETQMAFRQMEKISQFLKAAEAYGVITTDIFQTVDLWEGKDMAAVQRTLMALGSFAITKDDGYYRGDRDWFHRKAQGHRREFSEEQLRQGQSLISLQMGSNRGASQSGMTGYGMPRQIM; from the exons ATGGCCAACAGAGGACCCAGCTATGGACTAAGTCGGGAGGTGCAGGAGAAGATAGAACAAAAGTATGACCCTGAGCTGGAAGCCAGGCTGGTGGACTGGATCATTGCGCAGTGTGGGGGCAACGTGGAGAGGCCGCAGCCAGGGAAACACAACTTCCAGGGCTGGCTGATGGACGGAACA CTTCTCTGTAGACTCATTAATAGCCTGTACCCACGTGGCAAGGAGCCAATCAAGAAGATCCCAGAGACACAGATGGCTTTCAGGCAGATGGAGAAGATCTCCCAGTTCCTGAAGGCAGCAGAGGCCTACGGGGTGATCACCACTGACATCTTTCAGACTGTCGACTTGTGGGAAG GAAAGGATATGGCTGCTGTGCAGAGAACCTTGATGGCTCTTGGGAGTTTTGCCATCACAAAGGATGATGGGTACTACCGTGGTGACCGTGATTGGTTCCACAG GAAAGCCCAAGGGCATCGGCGCGAGTTTTCCGAGGAGCAGCTCCGTCAGGGCCAGAGCCTGATCAGCCTGCAGATGGGCAGCAACCGTGGGGCGTCTCAGTCGGGCATGACAGGCTACGGCATGCCCCGCCAAATCATGTAA
- the LOC133133924 gene encoding arf-GAP with Rho-GAP domain, ANK repeat and PH domain-containing protein 1 isoform X1, with amino-acid sequence MAAPIPKPRARYNLQSSVQKQDRDLLNDSPGGEAVGIQDDLQEKNNFPTTGAPGTYGTMANAENGDKPEVPLKGPSKVQPTSSTSQTRRAAWCANRSKTLPETLPNPPPWQNQSLQNSDSSTGSEIAGDSGHAQNHFNWPASPPPSPTGHREIAEWATEEEFVTPPTPKLEHETTVSTGTGQSPESHTNPNTDGSQASNSQVTVPSNGQPPQPENEPVVLTKRVKQKAPRAATIRVSRKKQGLVEWNGGSPTGEVPVREGAVSRSSWLDVWQGRRHHVLWATLDGQLMSLWKKRTDKFTEVVFHMSSITSVRALERGRFSIYFSKKHIEFMAHNKAVQEGWVSSLLASRGQKPPPPAEQHGPLVMKDPRTKVYAAILGHNLWIYRNKEDYGLGLGMTYVSMNVASVKQLGRHSFSLITPYKTFSFSAESSRELAVWQGCLMQVIRSALSCSQVALRMWASPWNKVCADCGSASPEWASVNLLVVICEACAGQHRSLGINVSKVRSLKMDSKVWTEPLIQLFVQYGNKMANDIWGHNVPAAEQILPDTSPNERNAFIKAKYCTGLYRRVHPLASSQSLLNQRLCEVVSGPDIPETMSLLCSGARVLCHSGDPQYPSPISLAERAGQAMQTELLRHNEYTEVPAYGPKKRSGKALSSPSIVPDAATAAGAGQEELHGKLEEDRFLFSQENDSAACDVLDLREVVSILNRCTGETHEFEMLTLTDQLVCQADNRQTLMSHLTHILKVVLPGPVLDEELEGVFTVSRVAMREGGDLQHTEVWVALKHNEMLIYPTGERQKDKLLLTPDTSCNLDLCENTIELITPERTVSMQFERDDPCRSWATLLKRELQGPTVEVRKQESLYQLPPAVTGKVPPAIERCISHITQYGLKVDGIYRRCGVATKISQLAAALGSSPGTAELEKDEMGVLDTAGALKQILRTQEVLIPGTHMGAWVDAAAHSDEAERLHTYRRILESLPFDNRATLSALCGHLYLVQLYSHENRMTAQNLALVFVPTLFQEQAMNTNMVRLTRELIIHYTLIFQGEGATDEEMVTVF; translated from the exons ATGGCTGCACCTATACCAAAACCCAGAGCCCGCTACAACCTTCAGTCAAGTGTCCAGAAACAGGACAG GGATCTGTTAAATGATTCACCGGGTGGCGAAGCAGTTGGAATACAAGATGATctccaggaaaaaaataattttcccaCCACAG GAGCTCCTGGCACTTATGGTACTATGGCCAATGCAGAAAACGGTGACAAGCCTGAAGTCCCCCTAAAAGGACCCTCAAAAGTCCAACCAACTAGCTCTACTTCCCAAACCAGAAGGGCAGCCTGGTGTGCAAACAGGTCAAAGACACTGCCTGAAACTCTGCCCAACCCACCACCTTGGCAGAATCAGAGCCTGCAGAACTCAGATTCCAGCACTGGCAGTGAGATTGCTGGTGATTCGGGTCATGCTCAAAACCACTTTAACTGGcctgcctctcctccacccagtCCTACCGGGCACCGGGAGATTGCCGAATGGGCCACAGAGGAGGAGTTTGTCACTCCCCCAACTCCAAAGTTAGAACACGAGACCACTGTCAGCACTGGAACTGGACAAAGCCCTGAATCACACACTAATCCAAATACAGATGG TTCCCAGGCCTCCAACAGTCAAGTCACTGTCCCCAGCAATGGACAGCCCCCACAGCCAGAGAATGAGCCAGTTGTTCTGACCAAGAGAGTGAAGCAGAAGGCTCCCCG TGCTGCTACCATTCGAGTGAGCAGGAAGAAGCAAGGCCTGGTGGAGTGGAATGGGGGCAGTCCCACTGGCGAGGTGCCGGTCAGGGAGGGTGCAGTGTCGCGCTCCAGCTGGCTGGACGTGTGGCAAGGCCGCAG GCACCACGTGCTGTGGGCCACGTTGGACGGGCAGCTGATGTCTCTTTGGAAGAAGCGGACA GACAAGTTCACAGAGGTGGTTTTCCACATGTCAAGCATCACCAGCGTCCGAGCTCTGGAACGGGGACGCTTCTCAATCTACTTCAGCAAGAAGCACATCGAATTCATGGCACACAACAAGG CGGTGCAGGAGGGCTGGGTGAGCTCCCTCCTCGCCTCCCGAGGCCAGAAGCCCCCGCCTCCAGCCGAGCAGCACGGGCCCCTCGTCATGAAGGACCCCCGCACTAAGGTGTACGCGGCCATCCTGGGACACAACCTTTGGATCTATCGCAACAAAGAG GACTATGGTTTGGGGCTTGGGATGACCTATGTTTCCATGAACGTGGCATCGGTGAAGCAATTGGGCCGGCacagtttcagcctcatcacCCCGTATAAGACCTTCAG CTTCTCGGCAGAATCGTCGCGGGAGCTGGCGGTGTGGCAGGGCTGCCTGATGCAGGTGATCCGCAGCGCCCTGTCCTGCAGCCAGGTGGCGCTGCGTATGTGGGCCAGCCCCTGGAACAAGGTGTGCGCAGACTGCGGAAGCGCCAGCCCCGAGTGGGCCTCGGTCAACCTGCTGGTGGTTATCTGCGAGGCCTGTGCAG GTCAGCACCGATCGCTGGGAATTAATGTGTCCAAAGTTCGCAGTCTGAAGATGGACAGTAAGGTGTGGACAGAGCCACTAATTCAG CTCTTCGTACAGTacggaaacaaaatggccaacgACATATGGGGCCACAACGTGCCTGCCGCCGAACAGATCTTACCAGACACCTCCCCGAATGAGCGCAACGCTTTCATCAAGGCCAAATACTGCACAGGGCTGTACAGACGAGTGCACCCTCTGGCCTCCAGCCAGAGTCTGCTCAACCAG AGGCTGTGTGAGGTGGTGAGTGGTCCTGACATCCCGGAGACCATGTCTCTGCTGTGCTCAGGGGCGCGGGTGCTGTGCCACTCCGGGGACCCCCAGTACCCCTCGCCCATCTCCCTGGCGGAGCGGGCTGGCCAGGCCATGCAGACAGAGCTGCTCAGACATAACGAGTATACAG AGGTCCCTGCATATGGCCCAAAGAAGCGATCGGGAAAAGCACTGTCCTCTCCCTCTATAGTCCCGGACGCTGCCACGGCTGCAG gagcAGGACAGGAGGAGCTACATGGGAAGTTGGAGGAGGACCGCTTCCTCTTCTCTCAGGAGAACGACTCGGCTGCCTGTGATGTGTTGGATCTGAGGGAGGTCGTGTCCATACTCAACCGCTGCACTGG AGAGACCCATGAGTTTGAGATGCTGACACTGACAGACCAGCTTGTGTGCCAAGCTGACAATCGTCAGACACTGATGTCACACCTAACACACATTCTGAAG GTGGTTTTGCCAGGTCCTGTGTTGGACGAGGAGCTGGAGGGGGTGTTCACAGTGTCCAGAGTGGCCATGCGCGAGGGAGGTGACCTGCAGCACACTGAAGTTTGGGTGGCCCTCAAACACAATGAGATGCTCATCTACCCCACCGGGGAGCGACAGAAAGACAAGCTTCTACTGACCCCTGACACTAGCTGCA ACTTGGACTTATGTGAGAACACCATTGAGCTGATTACTCCTGAGAG GACCGTGTCCATGCAGTTTGAGCGAGATGATCCCTGCCGCTCCTGGGCCACGCTACTGAAGAGGGAACTGCAAGGGCCAACCGTAGAAGTCAGGAAGCAGGAGTCTCTGTACCAGCTGCCCCCTGCAGTCACTGGGAAAGTGCCCCCGGCTATAGAGAGATGCATCTCTCACATCACACAGTATG GTCTGAAAGTGGACGGTATTTACCGGCGCTGTGGCGTCGCCACCAAGATCAGCCAGCTGGCGGCGGCGCTCGGCAGCTCTCCTGGCACAGCGGAGCTGGAGAAGGACGAGATGGGCGTGCTGGACACCGCCGGGGCACTCAAGCAGATCCTCCGCACGCAGGAAGTGCTCATCCCGGGAACGCACATGGGAGCCTGGGTGGATGCGGCAG CTCACTCAGACGAGGCAGAGAGACTGCACACATACCGCAGGATACTGGAGAGCCTTCCCTTTGACAACAGAGCCACTCTCAGCGCCCTCTGTGGACACCTGTACCT GGTTCAGCTGTACAGCCATGAGAACCGGATGACCGCTCAGAACCTGGCCCTGGTCTTCGTGCCCACGCTGTTCCAGGAGCAGGCAATGAACACCAACATGGTCCGGCTCACCCGCGAACTCATCATCCACTACACCCTCATCTTCCAG GGAGAAGGGGCGACAGATGAAGAAATGGTGActgttttctga
- the LOC133133924 gene encoding arf-GAP with Rho-GAP domain, ANK repeat and PH domain-containing protein 1 isoform X2 yields the protein MAAPIPKPRARYNLQSSVQKQDRDLLNDSPGGEAVGIQDDLQEKNNFPTTGAPGTYGTMANAENGDKPEVPLKGPSKVQPTSSTSQTRRAAWCANRSKTLPETLPNPPPWQNQSLQNSDSSTGSEIAGDSGHAQNHFNWPASPPPSPTGHREIAEWATEEEFVTPPTPKLEHETTVSTGTGQSPESHTNPNTDGSQASNSQVTVPSNGQPPQPENEPVVLTKRVKQKAPRAATIRVSRKKQGLVEWNGGSPTGEVPVREGAVSRSSWLDVWQGRRHHVLWATLDGQLMSLWKKRTDKFTEVVFHMSSITSVRALERGRFSIYFSKKHIEFMAHNKAVQEGWVSSLLASRGQKPPPPAEQHGPLVMKDPRTKVYAAILGHNLWIYRNKEDYGLGLGMTYVSMNVASVKQLGRHSFSLITPYKTFSFSAESSRELAVWQGCLMQVIRSALSCSQVALRMWASPWNKVCADCGSASPEWASVNLLVVICEACAGQHRSLGINVSKVRSLKMDSKVWTEPLIQLFVQYGNKMANDIWGHNVPAAEQILPDTSPNERNAFIKAKYCTGLYRRVHPLASSQSLLNQRLCEVVSGPDIPETMSLLCSGARVLCHSGDPQYPSPISLAERAGQAMQTELLRHNEYTEVPAYGPKKRSGKALSSPSIVPDAATAAGQEELHGKLEEDRFLFSQENDSAACDVLDLREVVSILNRCTGETHEFEMLTLTDQLVCQADNRQTLMSHLTHILKVVLPGPVLDEELEGVFTVSRVAMREGGDLQHTEVWVALKHNEMLIYPTGERQKDKLLLTPDTSCNLDLCENTIELITPERTVSMQFERDDPCRSWATLLKRELQGPTVEVRKQESLYQLPPAVTGKVPPAIERCISHITQYGLKVDGIYRRCGVATKISQLAAALGSSPGTAELEKDEMGVLDTAGALKQILRTQEVLIPGTHMGAWVDAAAHSDEAERLHTYRRILESLPFDNRATLSALCGHLYLVQLYSHENRMTAQNLALVFVPTLFQEQAMNTNMVRLTRELIIHYTLIFQGEGATDEEMVTVF from the exons ATGGCTGCACCTATACCAAAACCCAGAGCCCGCTACAACCTTCAGTCAAGTGTCCAGAAACAGGACAG GGATCTGTTAAATGATTCACCGGGTGGCGAAGCAGTTGGAATACAAGATGATctccaggaaaaaaataattttcccaCCACAG GAGCTCCTGGCACTTATGGTACTATGGCCAATGCAGAAAACGGTGACAAGCCTGAAGTCCCCCTAAAAGGACCCTCAAAAGTCCAACCAACTAGCTCTACTTCCCAAACCAGAAGGGCAGCCTGGTGTGCAAACAGGTCAAAGACACTGCCTGAAACTCTGCCCAACCCACCACCTTGGCAGAATCAGAGCCTGCAGAACTCAGATTCCAGCACTGGCAGTGAGATTGCTGGTGATTCGGGTCATGCTCAAAACCACTTTAACTGGcctgcctctcctccacccagtCCTACCGGGCACCGGGAGATTGCCGAATGGGCCACAGAGGAGGAGTTTGTCACTCCCCCAACTCCAAAGTTAGAACACGAGACCACTGTCAGCACTGGAACTGGACAAAGCCCTGAATCACACACTAATCCAAATACAGATGG TTCCCAGGCCTCCAACAGTCAAGTCACTGTCCCCAGCAATGGACAGCCCCCACAGCCAGAGAATGAGCCAGTTGTTCTGACCAAGAGAGTGAAGCAGAAGGCTCCCCG TGCTGCTACCATTCGAGTGAGCAGGAAGAAGCAAGGCCTGGTGGAGTGGAATGGGGGCAGTCCCACTGGCGAGGTGCCGGTCAGGGAGGGTGCAGTGTCGCGCTCCAGCTGGCTGGACGTGTGGCAAGGCCGCAG GCACCACGTGCTGTGGGCCACGTTGGACGGGCAGCTGATGTCTCTTTGGAAGAAGCGGACA GACAAGTTCACAGAGGTGGTTTTCCACATGTCAAGCATCACCAGCGTCCGAGCTCTGGAACGGGGACGCTTCTCAATCTACTTCAGCAAGAAGCACATCGAATTCATGGCACACAACAAGG CGGTGCAGGAGGGCTGGGTGAGCTCCCTCCTCGCCTCCCGAGGCCAGAAGCCCCCGCCTCCAGCCGAGCAGCACGGGCCCCTCGTCATGAAGGACCCCCGCACTAAGGTGTACGCGGCCATCCTGGGACACAACCTTTGGATCTATCGCAACAAAGAG GACTATGGTTTGGGGCTTGGGATGACCTATGTTTCCATGAACGTGGCATCGGTGAAGCAATTGGGCCGGCacagtttcagcctcatcacCCCGTATAAGACCTTCAG CTTCTCGGCAGAATCGTCGCGGGAGCTGGCGGTGTGGCAGGGCTGCCTGATGCAGGTGATCCGCAGCGCCCTGTCCTGCAGCCAGGTGGCGCTGCGTATGTGGGCCAGCCCCTGGAACAAGGTGTGCGCAGACTGCGGAAGCGCCAGCCCCGAGTGGGCCTCGGTCAACCTGCTGGTGGTTATCTGCGAGGCCTGTGCAG GTCAGCACCGATCGCTGGGAATTAATGTGTCCAAAGTTCGCAGTCTGAAGATGGACAGTAAGGTGTGGACAGAGCCACTAATTCAG CTCTTCGTACAGTacggaaacaaaatggccaacgACATATGGGGCCACAACGTGCCTGCCGCCGAACAGATCTTACCAGACACCTCCCCGAATGAGCGCAACGCTTTCATCAAGGCCAAATACTGCACAGGGCTGTACAGACGAGTGCACCCTCTGGCCTCCAGCCAGAGTCTGCTCAACCAG AGGCTGTGTGAGGTGGTGAGTGGTCCTGACATCCCGGAGACCATGTCTCTGCTGTGCTCAGGGGCGCGGGTGCTGTGCCACTCCGGGGACCCCCAGTACCCCTCGCCCATCTCCCTGGCGGAGCGGGCTGGCCAGGCCATGCAGACAGAGCTGCTCAGACATAACGAGTATACAG AGGTCCCTGCATATGGCCCAAAGAAGCGATCGGGAAAAGCACTGTCCTCTCCCTCTATAGTCCCGGACGCTGCCACGGCTGCAG GACAGGAGGAGCTACATGGGAAGTTGGAGGAGGACCGCTTCCTCTTCTCTCAGGAGAACGACTCGGCTGCCTGTGATGTGTTGGATCTGAGGGAGGTCGTGTCCATACTCAACCGCTGCACTGG AGAGACCCATGAGTTTGAGATGCTGACACTGACAGACCAGCTTGTGTGCCAAGCTGACAATCGTCAGACACTGATGTCACACCTAACACACATTCTGAAG GTGGTTTTGCCAGGTCCTGTGTTGGACGAGGAGCTGGAGGGGGTGTTCACAGTGTCCAGAGTGGCCATGCGCGAGGGAGGTGACCTGCAGCACACTGAAGTTTGGGTGGCCCTCAAACACAATGAGATGCTCATCTACCCCACCGGGGAGCGACAGAAAGACAAGCTTCTACTGACCCCTGACACTAGCTGCA ACTTGGACTTATGTGAGAACACCATTGAGCTGATTACTCCTGAGAG GACCGTGTCCATGCAGTTTGAGCGAGATGATCCCTGCCGCTCCTGGGCCACGCTACTGAAGAGGGAACTGCAAGGGCCAACCGTAGAAGTCAGGAAGCAGGAGTCTCTGTACCAGCTGCCCCCTGCAGTCACTGGGAAAGTGCCCCCGGCTATAGAGAGATGCATCTCTCACATCACACAGTATG GTCTGAAAGTGGACGGTATTTACCGGCGCTGTGGCGTCGCCACCAAGATCAGCCAGCTGGCGGCGGCGCTCGGCAGCTCTCCTGGCACAGCGGAGCTGGAGAAGGACGAGATGGGCGTGCTGGACACCGCCGGGGCACTCAAGCAGATCCTCCGCACGCAGGAAGTGCTCATCCCGGGAACGCACATGGGAGCCTGGGTGGATGCGGCAG CTCACTCAGACGAGGCAGAGAGACTGCACACATACCGCAGGATACTGGAGAGCCTTCCCTTTGACAACAGAGCCACTCTCAGCGCCCTCTGTGGACACCTGTACCT GGTTCAGCTGTACAGCCATGAGAACCGGATGACCGCTCAGAACCTGGCCCTGGTCTTCGTGCCCACGCTGTTCCAGGAGCAGGCAATGAACACCAACATGGTCCGGCTCACCCGCGAACTCATCATCCACTACACCCTCATCTTCCAG GGAGAAGGGGCGACAGATGAAGAAATGGTGActgttttctga